Within Lolium rigidum isolate FL_2022 chromosome 5, APGP_CSIRO_Lrig_0.1, whole genome shotgun sequence, the genomic segment TGTTTGAAAAAATATGATATAAAGGAGAAATCCCTTAGAGTATATAGCATATATGGAAATATCGACGATTGGATCTAGACCTTTTCTAGAGATGCCCTTAAGCTATAAAAGATATCTTCCCTTTCACTTTCGATTGGTCCTGCTAGCTACAAGTTGGGTTGCTATAATCTTAGTTTCATCGTGCTAATTCAGTGCTATTTAAAAATATCTACTGTACTATGAACGTTCCTATGTCGAGAAGAGATATTGGGATAATCAATCAACCTGTGCCTACAAAACGCATCCAGGGAATCTGTAATATAACACAAAGCAAGGATCCAGTGAAAATATAAATACCAATATCATTTTTTCACCGGTTCACCCTTCAGGTCATTTTTTTAACCAATTGCAGCAGTTAGATTGCTATTCAGCAATAAATTAGCAAACCAATACCAAGGAGTACTTCACCATGAGGACACGAGGATTGGTTGATTACTACAGATTCTTTAACATAAGTATCAACAGTGAGAAAAGATAGAGATAATATGACACTTACGTTACTGTCCCTTGCTCAATCTGAGATGATTCTTCCATCCACCTCGCCACGCTTTGTTATGCACTGGGATCCTCCATGACATAAATCTTTATTAGTAATCTGCAAACTGCCATCGATTCAGGTGCTCACCCAGTGTATCAATCATCACGGAAATTAACTGGACTCAAAGAGAAGCTAGACTGCAACGTACTCAAAATTTCAAAGCTGAAGGAGATTGAAAGTCTGCACCGAATAGTTCCATCGACATCACTGGATTGCATCGGTTCAGGCGATCACAGACACACTACCCGTAGACTGGAAAAGAAGCCCCAAATATGAAGACATACGTCATACCTGCTTGTACTGGACCTGGACGGTGTAGCACAGTAGAAGAGCAGCGTGGGCGTGATGTCCCTGGCGTCAGGGCGCTAGACCGCGACGATCCTAGCGCGTGCGCCGCCACCTGATTGGCATCGATGGCAACACGGTCTGGTGGTCAACCGCCGTATCCTCAGCCTGGCCGCCAAGATCTTCCGCGCCTTCACCGACCTCGGGCACCGGCCGCCGTGGAATCCTAGCGCCGACAATCCCTGCCCCCAATCCAATCCCATCGCTCCGCCGACGACCACGTGCACGCCTCTCCTCCACTTGGGAAAGGGGACCGACCACGGGGATGGCTGCATCGTTCTCCACCACCCGTCCGCCAAACTACGCCGCTGGCAGAAGACATGGAGCCAAGGATGCGGTGGCGAAGATCGAGATCCTCTGGTTCGCCCGCCGTTGCGCTCGCTAGCAGTAGCAGAGGGAGAAGAGGTGAGgccggagagggagaggagaaaagATGACTATAACCTGAGGAATTGGACCGTTGAGGAATTGATAGTGATTTTGCTGATGTTCACAAGGATCTACAAGTTGCACCTTGTCTCGCTTATAAATCAGATTCAAATTTGTATCTCTAGCCAATAGAAATACATCCTGGCCTAACTCCACATTACGTTCCAATGACAAAGTCTTCAATGAAATATCCCCACTAATCTCAAAGAAGGCTATTTCATAGTGCTTGCTGAAGAACATCAAACGACATTCTAAAGTTGAGTCATCCAACATATGAACATTAACCTGAAAAAAATTAACTGAAAGAGTTGAATATCCAAGAGTCGTGTTCAGAATTTATATGTAAGAACTCCAAAAGTGGTGTTCAAAAGACTCCAAGAGTCAAATATACCAGGTCAAACATTTGCCAATAATAGACAAAAGAGGTGGTCAGAAATATTTTCTTTTTATAGTTTGAAACTAATGGTCAGACATTCTtagtttcaaatggtcttgtttacACAATTCATAAAACATAGGCAGATTGACTCAGACTTTGATTAGCTGAAAGCAAATACTATAAAGACAATAGCATTCCCCAGCTAACAATTAGCACACCGTACAAGAACCCATCATCATGTCATAAGAAAATACAACTTGAGTGGCATATAGACGTCAAAAGGTGTTGATTTTCCATTAGATCATATCCCACAACTCATTGACATAAGTGCATTGCTATTGTGGTTTATATGTAATCTGAACAACGATGCTATGACTTAATTGCATGATTTGTTTTAAGATTTTACCTTTGCCTCAGTAGCGTACTCCTTTTTTGTCCAATCATCCAAAGGTTTCTTGGTGCAGAAAAGCCATGCTGAGGTGAGAATGATAGCGGAGTTCCTAAATGCATCTACCTCAACGACAATCCCTGTGCACTGGTTTATCATCTTGCCATCTGCTCATGTTACAGAGCATGCTTAGAAATAGCAACAACAATAAAACCAGGTTAGTCTAAAGACTAAGAAGAGTACCCAGGTAGGCTGAAAGGCTTAGAACCGATTCAGCACACTTTAGAACAGACTCTGTCTCCTTGGCGGTGCGGCGTTCGGTGACACTGGACGGTGCAAGTGTTAACATCCGCTTGTGACGATCTAGGAAAAAAAATCCATATCCATGAGAGCAATACAAGAACTTGGTCAAATATAGTGTCACTCAATATACATATGCCCAGTTTGACAGCTCAGTTTTCTCAAAATCAAAGTATTCCAAACCACATTATTTCAATGTTTCGGAAATGAATACTACAGTTCTCATAAATCTCAGTTTTGTACTGTTTCAGTGAAAATGATAAGGCGTTTGGCAGCGTTGTATTTTGTTATTTCAGTCGTACAGCACCAAGTTTTTTAGAAAAATGCAGAAATACAGCACTTTTGGCAATACCACAATTTATAAGACCGCAATATTCTCTAGCTAATCAAAAAAACTACTGAGCAGACAAACACACTCTTACCCCTTTTCTTGATGTATTTCTGCATATCATCATGGTATCTGTCCATGACGTCTTGGTCGTCAGTGAAGCCGTAGAGCACGGTGCCATCCTCCTCCGTGCAGATGGGCATCAGGGGAGCCTTGGGCCTGCGGAACGGAGAGCCAGAGGAGTCGGAACCAGAGCCCGCCGAATCCCCATCCCTAGGCTCGGTgaccctcttcctcttcgtccccCTTTCCGACCCAGAGTCCGATTCAGACATTTCCTCCATGCTCCGACGCGGTGACGAAGCCGCTGGCGACCCTGGGTCGGACGGCAGCCGCGGAGGTGACCTGGTAGTGCTCTCCGGAGCAACTTCGCCGACATCTCCTCCCAGGAGTAGATTGGACCCTTGCCCCCTCGATTCCGTCATCATCCCGGTTCTCCCACGCACTGCCGTTGTTCGCCGTTGGACCTGTGGTCGACGTAGGCGCCTCCGTCCCCGGTTCTCCCTGCTCGCTGTTCCGCCACCACGCTGATGGCGTCACCGCACCCCAACTCCCTCAGGTGAAGCAGCGGCCAGATCGGCACGCATCGGCGGGAAGGCACGCGCGGCGGCTGGTGGCGGCCTCGCGTCCAGGATCGTGGCAACCGTGCGTTGCCCTCGTGGAGGCAGGCGAGGGCCCTCGTGATGCTGTCCGGCCCTGTCTCCATGTCAACGACCAGCGAGGAGGGACTTGAGGGAGGGTACtgggaagaggaggaggccatggcgaccgaggaggaggtggaggagggagcAGCCAGGCGATGTACCGCCGCGCGTCTCATCTGACCCGTGAGGGGC encodes:
- the LOC124653482 gene encoding uncharacterized protein LOC124653482, with the protein product MMTESRGQGSNLLLGGDVGEVAPESTTRSPPRLPSDPGSPAASSPRRSMEEMSESDSGSERGTKRKRVTEPRDGDSAGSGSDSSGSPFRRPKAPLMPICTEEDGTVLYGFTDDQDVMDRYHDDMQKYIKKRDRHKRMLTLAPSSVTERRTAKETESVLKCAESVLSLSAYLDGKMINQCTGIVVEVDAFRNSAIILTSAWLFCTKKPLDDWTKKEYATEAKVNVHMLDDSTLECRLMFFSKHYEIAFFEISGDISLKTLSLERNVELGQDVFLLARDTNLNLIYKRDKVQLVDPCEHQQNHYQFLNGPIPQVIVIFSPLPLRPHLFSLCYC